TGGCAGACATTAAAAATTGTATGATTTATAGATTCATTTGATGTCCCACATCGACAATGATTTTTTTTTTTTTTTTTTTTTTTTTTTTTTTTTAATGTTAGTTTCTATTTAACCACAAGATGTTATGTTGTGATCTTTCATATAAGATGATGTATATTTGGAGGTGTCTTAATTTTCTAACAAAGGCTCAAAACTGATTTATATTAGACTTCGAATATATGGATTCAGATTCTTGGTTGACAATATTCGTGGCTATCCAATATCCTAATTTAATCTTATACTGATTATTATTTGTATAGCTCACACATAAATATCTCGTTGTTGAAATAGACTCACTGGCAAGATTTGAATCAAAGAAACATCCCCTGGTACCACCAGGGATTTCCACATCTCAACATTCCATCTCTTGACCGTGACCATGGATGAAGTCACTTACTTTTATCATTGGAAGGAGGACAACATGTGCAGTAGCACAGGCCGGTCTTGCCAGTATCATTGGAACCAATGGATCCTCCCAAACTCTATCTCATAGCCAGAGTGCACTTTTTCCTAATCTCTAAATAAAGTAATTCCTTTGCTGATAAAATACTAGTCCAATAATATGATGGATTATCACTATGTCCTGATCACATATATAGAAAAGTAAGTCTACAATATATACTCGACTCGCGAAACATGAGCAACGAGAGATTATGGAAATTGGATTGGCCACCAGAATTATTTCCCTAATAAAGCGAGATTTAGTTCATAGATCATACAAAATCCTAGACTACCTTTATCTTTATGACTACAAATTTTCTTCCATTTGGTCCAATGAATCCCTCTCTTACGAGGATTTGAGCTCCACTACGAACATGCAATGTTACTCGCAAGATTTCCAAATATTTAATGGAAGTAAGAATCATGACAGAACATAGGCCGGGAGAGCTAATGAGATAGATTTTATCAGTACTTCCTTCCCACTTTTCGACAACCATCTTGCTGACCACCCATTTACTTTATTCTATAGTCTTGCCTTAATGAAGTCATATAGTCTTTATTTGGAACCAATAATGTCTTTACGAATATCTAAAAGTTATCATCAGAGAAAAATATGTGAGACACCAGAGGGCTAGCGCGTGATACACACATTCCTATTATCTTTCCTTGATCTTCCCCATAATTAAGCAGACTAACAAGCATTTTTGTGCATAAGATAAAGATGAGAGGAGACAAAATATCTCCTTGGCATAATCTATTCTTCGGGACAATAGTTCCTTTAGGTTGACCGTTTAGAAGAATATGATAATTCACTGATGTGAGACATCACATCCATTCAGCCCAGGTCTCAGAGTACCCCATATTTTGCATGCCAGGTCTAGTGAAATCACATTCTATCATGTCATACGTTTTACTCACGTTTGTCTTAAAGGCCATCCATTTATTTCTTCCTCCGCTGTTTGTTCTAAGAAAATTAATCAACTCTTGGGAAATCATTACATTATATGCAATCTATCTCCTAGCAAGAAAATGACTGGGTCTCGAAGATCAAATCGGGAAGAAATTTATTTAGTCTTTGACATAAACCTTTGAAATTGTCTTGTACCTCACATTGCACAGACTAATGGGTCTGAATTGTGACATCTCTGTTTGTTTGTCTTTCTTCGGGATAAGAAAGATGTTTGAATCATTTAGACCTGGAGCCGTGATGCCTTATGAAATAATTTCGGTAATAATACAAGTAAAGTATCCTTTTACTATGTCCCAAAACTTTCAGCGGAAAAGTGTTGTTAAACCATTAGGATCCATAGCCTTTTCCGGATGCATCACAGACAAAACAAGCTTTATCTCCCATTCTGTCAATGGAGTTTTTGAATTCATATAGTTTTTGGCCTACCAGTAATGGTAGTCTTTATGTTTAATATCACCTCGTCTATTTCTTTTTGTTTCAAAGATATTCCATAAATAATTAGTAGGAACGGCTACGGATTCTTCTTCTGATTTAACCAAACTCCTAGATTCGTCAAAAATCGTATAATCATATTCCTTGCTCGTCTTTGTGGGGAAATGGCGTATAAAAACTTTGAATTTCTTTCCCTTTCTCTCAGCCAAAAATTCTAATATTTTGTCTCCTTAAAAAATCCTCAACTTTCAGAGCTTCGGGAAGTTCCTTCAAGGAATCTGCCATTTCCTCAGCTGATGCATCATCACTTAAGTACAAGTTTTCCACTTTTTCTTTATGTTCCACCACAAGTTTTTCTTAGTTAAATATCATTTTGTCTTCCCCCACCCCACTGACTCAGGGTTTTACGACAGCTTCAGAATCTGCCATAATATTTGGATATGCTAGTAGAGGTCTAGAGAGTGTTACCTTCCAATATTATATGTTTAATCTCATCACTGTCCAACTATTATTTATCAAACAGAAAGGTTTTCTTAGACCTAATAGGATTGACAAGAATATTTGTAAGGATCAGATGATGATCTGATCCCCACATGCGCAACAACTGGACTGTAGTATGAAAACAGTTTCTCATGCAATTTTTCATTATCTAGAGTTCGGTCTGGTCGATATAGTACTTAGGGTTTTCTTTTTTTCCCCCTACCCATGGCAACACATTTCTAGAACCTGGAAATTAAAGCATTTCAAAATCGCTTAAAATTTGATTTAAAAAACAAAAATAGCCGTTAGATCTTCTTTTGCATCCTTTGTTTTCATGATGCCATATAATTGATCTCACTCAAATTACCCTAAGTAGTGAATTACTCTCTGAAATGAGAGGTTCAGTTGTAGTACTTAGGGATCAAGTTAATTGCTTGATTGATTGATTGGAGTTTTTGGTACTTAGATGAAATTAGCTAGACTTAGGGTTTTTATTCAGGTAGTCAGTATTATAATCCTACAGATGCCTAATAAGTTGTATGCATGATATTATAGAGCTCAACACTTAACAACAAACCATTAGGCTCTCGCTTTCTAGGTTTGTCTATTGACTAGTGTTGATCGATTATTCTATAGGAATATCGATCGATACACTTGTTGAAACGTCGACCGATTATTCTATTGGAATATCGATCGACGCTTTTGGTCAATCGTTAATGCGCGGGTTGAATGTGCTCACTATGTTAGGGTATTTTTGTGTACAAGCGATCCGTGCTCAGCTCTACAGAATGATAGGAGGAAGGATACATGTCGTTGAGTGTATTCTCCTGCTTCGATAGTTGATAAACCAGGAGATCCTGCTCTTAGGATATTGGCATATGGGTATGGGCCAGTATAGGTCGTCGATGCCTTAGTAGCAGCAGGGGAGATTGGTCGTTAGGCGGGGGCCGCCTATCGATAGTGAAGATCGCATGGTCTTCTTGATCTATAATCGATAGTTCCGACTACTAGGGTCGGTCCTTGGGTACATCCTGATCTGTAGTTGATGGTTCCGTCTACCAGGGTCGGTCCTTGGGTGTCTACGCACGGGACCATGGAAGGTGCTTGGATTTATAGCTGCATCCTTTAGTGGGGATTGCCTACGTACCCTTCAGTGAGGGATCAAGCCATTCGTAATTCTTGTATTGGTGGAGGCGCGTAGCCTAGATGGGCACGTAGCCTTGGGAGCACGTGGCTCTAGTGGGCACATGGCCTAATGGGCACGTAGCCTAGTGGGCACGTATCCTAGTGGGCGCATAGCCTTGGGAGCACGTAGCTTTGGGAGCACGTAGCTCTATAGTTGGTAGGAGTCGTCTGTTCTAGAGGGCGCATGGCCGGAACAAACGGTAAACCTGTCGTTATGCTGCAGTGAGCGTGAAGCGTCGATGTACTTCAGTGAGCATGGAGGGTGGTCACATGGATGTAGTTGTACCCTTGATTCCGATGGCCTGGAAGTGTATTATCAGGAAAACCATCATGCAGGACCTAGTAAATGCTCTAAGTGTTAAGGATTTTTGTGTAGGATCTTTGTGAGTACCACAGAATGATGGACAAGGCTTAGAATTCGTGAGTATTTGTATTGATTTGCTAGTAAGAAAGTAGAAAGAGACGTTTTATTATATCAAAGAGCTGGAACTACAACAGTTTTGAGTAAGAACCCTAGTTCTAGCCGCCTAACTCTTATCTCTAAGTCTCGAAGTGTCGATCTCTTGCTTTAGGGTTTAGGTTCCTAGAATTCGTGAGTATTTGTATTGATTTGCTAGTAAGAAAGTAGAAAGAGACGTTTTATTATATCAAAGAGCTGGAACTACAACAGTTTTGAGTAAGAACCCTAGTTCTAGCCGCCTAACTCTTATCTCTAAGTCTCGAAGTGTCGATCTCTTGCTTTAGGGTTTAGGTTCCCTTTATATAGTCTTCTTAAGGCGGGCCTTAGTCGGTTGGAGTAGGTTAAACTCTTCCATATTCAGAAATATGGAAGGTTCTCCTTATCGGAAGTTTTCCTTTTCCCGGGGTAAGGGGGCGGTGTAGAAACCCGTAAAAAAAAATAGAAGAGAATGGTCGAGTATCTTTGTGGTGGTCGAGTCGCGGACGATCAGATTGTGCTTGCGTGAACCATGAGTCAAGTATGCCACTAGACCATGGTTAGACAATGTGGTAGATTGATCCAAAAGACGTCTGAAGCATGACATTGTTGGAAGCACGACATGAAGACCCGAAGTTGGGCAAAAACCCTAATTTCGGTATTATGGAATTTTTCGAGGAAGCCGGAGGCTCGGGAAATATTTTCTCTCAACTTCAGAGATCAAGTGGAGTTTATTAAAAATGTTTAGAGCATCAGAAAGGGCGTAGAAAAATATTTGGGATTGATTGCGGGACGAAAATTCACTGGAAGGGTCGAAATCAGACGAATGGACCGAGAAGCACGATGTGGCTTGGTGGGAGTGCTCAGAACGTGGTGCCAACTACCCAGCAAGCTGAGTGTCTATAGAAGCTCGAGGTGGCACCGTGCATGGAAGCAGTACATGCAGCCTGACATGTAGAAGCACGAGGTGGATCGACCAAGCACGAGGTTTCGCCGCGCATGTAACCGAAGCATGCGGCCAGCCATGTGGGAGCTGCTGTGGCGCCTTGCATGAGTTCCAGTCATGCAGCCTGACATGTAGAAGCACGAGGTGGATCGACCAAGCACGAGGTTTCGCCGCGCATGTAACCGAAGCATGCGGCCAGCCATGTGGGAGCTGCTGTGGCGCCTTGCATGAGTTCCAGTCATGCAGCCTGACATCTGGGAGGAGTGGTGGCGCCCTGCATGAGTCCTGGCCATGCTGAAGAACATGTAGAGCACGAGGTGTCGCCGTGCATGCGTCCAGAGCCATGGGGAGCGACACACCGGAGGCCACCAACCTGAATCTGATTGGCTGCTGTATTCTAAAAATAGGCCACGAATCCAGATCATTTGAGGACATCCAGACCACTTCAAAGCTAGTGAAAAACGTGAGAGAGAAACCTAAAAAGAAAGCAAGTGTTTCCCGAGCTTTTTCGGGAGTATTAGGCAGTTTTCGAGAACAGTTTTTCTGCCAGTTTTGGGATAGCGCCTAAGGGAGGTTCTGTTTGAGTGGAGATTAGTCAAGTGAAGACCAGATCAGTTCAAGACCAGTCCAGACGTGGGTCTACTTGAGAAGTTTGGGAAAAAGGGTTCGGATCGCAGAAGACGGATTTGGGGTCAAGGCCACGTCCAGCCAAGGAATTGTGAGTTATGATCAATTGATTGCTGACTTGTTTTCATGCAGGTTCCCGTTACTTGGAAGTTGGATCATGGCAGGAGGCCGAGTCTAACTGAGTAACGTTTTGATTAGTTAAATGTTGTGGTTTGGTTGATTGAGTTGATAGCATGCTTAGTTATTGCTTGAGAACCGTAGTAGCATGCTAATTGTTAGGTTGATTGGTTAGTTAGCGAATGCTGAATGCTTAGATGATATCGCTAAGTTGTGGATAGTTAGGTATTCTGGTATTAGTCTTTATGCTAGATTCTAGAATATGTTTGATTGGGGTTGGGATTACTACTTGAAACCTTGTGTTATTTTAGCGGGTTTAGTATTAGTCATGTATTGGCCATATAGCATTTGTGTAACCCACAATGCTAGGCATGTTTGAGGTGGATTAGTGTTTCCTCGACCTCGTACCCAGCGGGTTTAAGGAAACCCCTTATTCGCTGGATCGAGAACACTCAGAGAGATGTGATCATGGACTATGGCTGAGTGGTTGCACGACGGGGTAGTGACCGGCAGTGACCCGAACATAATGTGGGCTATCTTGCGGTGACCCGAACGTACTGTGGGCCACAATCATCGTGTGACAACCGGCAGTGGCCCGAGCGTACTGGGGCTGTCGCGCGGTGACCCGAATGTACTGTGGGCCGCGTTCGGTTGAAAGTTCCTTCTTCTAGCCTATGTGGTAAGGAGATACGATATTGCCGAGGATAGAGGAGGAACACTAACTCACAAAGGGTCCTAGTGATAGTGTAGATGGTGTAGAGAGTTGTTGAACCCTAGATTGAGTTGAGTTTGAGTTTATGTGGTTAGCAAGTCATTAGCGGTTATGATTTTATATCGTTAATTATTTTGTTATTATTATCTGGTGCGTATTTCTGAGAATGCTTATTTATTGAATTGGATTGATTTATTGTTAGGTGAACCTCTTGCTTTAGATTGTTTGGGGTGGGATAGCGAGGGGTTGTATTTGTTTGTTGGGGATTGTAACTCGCTGAGTAATACTAGATTACTCACTCCTCACTCGTTGTTGTTTTCAGGTGACGATTAGACCAAGTCAGCCTGTAGAAGTCGCGGGGAGTTAGGCCGGCTGGTCTAGAGTTTGCATCTTTTTGCTAAAGACGTTTTCAGAATATAAATGTGTACTTTTACTCGTTTGGCTACCGACTACTTGTATAATATGTTGTGTTTGCGAACATGAATCATATATGATAAATAAGGGAATATTTGGTGTAAAATGACTTGTTGTTTCTGATATTAGCTTGTCCAGCTAACACAACGTTAGGTTCTAGTACGGGTTAAAAAGCCTTAGGCCTGAATATGATGGGACGTGTTAGTGGGTAAACTGGCCTAGTCACGAATTGAACTTCTTGTGACCTTGGCCGGATTTCCCGTTAACCCGTCATGTAGCGCTTCCAGACCATGGTGTTGGGTTGGACGGTCAGGCATATTCTTGTTTGATTGTTGGCTGGTTGGCCTTTCATCTCCAACCCTTGGTGTGGGTCGTCCATCGGTCATGTTCTTGTTTGATTGTTGGCCGGTGAGTCGACCTATACTTAGGACGGTTCGGGGGTGTTACAGAGGTGGTATCAGAGCATGGTTTCTTCCATGCGTGACACAAGTGCTTTTTATCGATTTTATCGAGTCAAAGGAGTCGGAAAAAGATGCTTTAGGAAACCAGCCACTTCCCGTAGTAAGTTTAATAGGAATAGGACTTACCCTTTTAGTTGTGTGCAGATGGCTAATCGTGGGACTGGTGATGAGGGTAGGGTTTCGACTGGGAGAGGACTGGGCTACAGATCAGACCGGGATAATGGAAATGGCATCAGTGAGATGTTTGGTTACGATAGGAGTCTTGAGAGGACAAGATCTTTTCCTGTGTACGGTAACCGGACAAGAGTGATGAGGGAAGGCAGTTTGTCAAGCAGTAGTCCAAGTTATAATCAGGATGAGAGATCTCAACATGGCCAATCCACTCAATCAAACCCACGGCCAGATCAGAACCGTTCCACAGAAAGACCACAAGATCAAGGAGTAGAAAACACCTTGAAGCTACTACATGATGTGATGACCCGAGCACTTAGTAACCAGCCCACACGAACCCCAACCTCTGAAGTTTCCAAGCTGTTAACTACCATGAAGAACATTGGATCTTACAAATATGAAGGAGGATCAGATCCAATTGAAGCCGACAAGTGGATTTCAATGATGGAAAAGAATTTTGAAGCTATGGAGTGTCCGGAGGAATACAAGAAGAAGATTGTTGTGTACGATTTGGAAGGGGACGCAACAGGATGGTGGGACAGCATAGACCGGCAACGTGGGCATACAATCACAACGTGGAAATCCTTTAAGAAAGAATTCGAGAGGAAGTACTTTCCTCCAGAAGCGAAGCATCGTCTGGAGCGTAAGTTCATGAACTTAGTCCAAGGAGATAGGACCGTAAGGGATTACGATTCAGAATTCACCAGGTAGAGGCAACATGTTTTTGATGGGCGTGAAGATGAAGGAACTATGATCCGTAACTTCATGTACGGGTTAAAACCGGTGCTTGGAAGTCGACTAGCTGGAAATAATTTCTATAGCTTATCTGATCTGGTGAAAAAGGCCGTTAATGTTGAGACTGTAGTTGAGGCTGAACGGAAGGCTACACATAATTTTGGAGAACACACCAAGCCCATCCAAGGAAAGAAGCAGAATTTCAATAAGGGTCAAAGTTTTAACAAACGTTGAGAGGAAGCATTTGGAGGCCAATCAAGTTATCAGGGTAACTCTGGAGTGTGTTACATATGTGGACAACTGAGACACATTTCCAAGTTTTGTCCCAACAACGAAAGGAGTAATCAGCGAGGTCTTTCATCATCAGGGATGCCAAATGTCATTTGTTTCACCTGCGGTAAAAAGGGCCATTTTGCTACAGAATGTTCAGTGAACAAGCCAAACCTAGCAGATCAGCAATTTAGCCAGCACCACAGAGGCAAAACCTAGGAGGTAGGGTTTATGCCTTAGAAATAGAAAACCCTGATAATGCAGGACCGTCTAAGGGTCCCAATGCAGGTATTGTGGGTGCTTAACCTCTTTGCTTGGAATTTTGTTGTTGAGAATTTGGTTAGTATTTTGGTTAAGTATAGACTGGCTGATTGCTAGGTTGCGCGTTTAGAAGTAATCAGTTTTTATTCTTGTGAGCCATAGTTAGAATTTTATATTGATGTTGTTGATTGAGATACTGTGGCAGGAACCTTGCATGTTGTTGGTAAACCCACACATGTATTGTTCGACTCGGAAGATACATATAGATTTGTGACTCCCGATGTAGCTGCCCAGTTTCTGGATTGTTTTGTTGTTGGCAGGATGAACGTGGCAGTCTTGACCCCTATAGACCAAACCCCTTAAGAAGATCAGTGAATCAAGAATGTTTCATTGGGTATTCAGGAGAAAGAATTTGTGGCAGATTTGTTGATCGTGCCTTTGGAAGGGTACAAGGTGATTCTTGGATTGGATTGGTTGTAGAGCTACATAGTTCAGAGTAAAGTTGTCGACAGAGGCTCATCAGCACCATAAAATTCGAAGACGAATTCTATTAAGGGGGGGGGGGGTGGAGAATTTAGAAACCCGTAAAAAAAAAAAAAAAAAAAAGAGAATGGTCTAGTATCTTTGTGGCGGTCGAGTCGCGGGCGATCAGATTGTGCTTGTGTGAACCATGAGTCAAGTATGCCACTAGACTATGGTTAGACAATGTGGTAGATTGATCCAAAGGACGTCTGAAGCATGACATTGTTGGAAGCACGACATGAAGACCCGAAGTTGGGCAAAAACCCTAATTTCGGTATTATGGAATTTTTTGAGGAAGCCGGAGGCTCGGGAAATATTTACTCTCAACTTCAGAGATCAAGTGGAGTTTATTAAAAATGTTTAGAGCAGCAGAAAGGGCGTAGAAAAATATTTGGGATTGATTGCGGGACGAAAATTCACTGGAAGGGTCGAAATCAGACGAATGGACCGAGAAGCACGATGTGGCTTGGTGGGAGTGTTCAGAACGTGGTGTCAACTACCCAGCAAGATGAGTGTCTATAGCAGCTCGAGGTGTCACCGTCCATGGAAGCAGTACATGCAGCCTGACATGTAGAAGCACGAGGTGGATCGATCAAGCACGAGGTGTCTCCGCGCATGTAACCGAAGCATGCGGCCAGCCATGTGTGAGCTTCTGTGGCGCCTTGCATGAGTTCCAGTCATGCAGCCTGACATGTAGAAGCACGAGGTGGATCGATCAAGCACGAGGTGTCTCCGCGCATGTAACCGAAGCATGCGGCCAGCCATGTGTGAGCTTCTGTGGCGCCTTGCATGAGTTCCAGTCATGCAGCCTGACATCTGGGAGGAGTGGTGGCGCCCTGCATGAGTCCTGGACATGCTGAAGAACATGTGGAGCACGACGTGTCGCCGTGCATGCGTCCGGAGCCATCCGGAGCGACACACGGGCGACCACCAACCTGAATCTGATTGGCTGCTGTATTATTTAAATAGGCCACGATCCTAGCTCATTTGAGGAGATCCAGACCACTTCAAAGCTAGTGAAAAACTCGAGAGAGAAACCTAAAAAGGAAAGCAAGTGTTTCCGAGCTTTTTCGGGAGTTTTAGGCAGTTTTAAAGAACAGTTTTTCTGCCAGTTCTGGGATAGCGCCTAGGGGAGGTTTTGTTTGAGTGGAGATTAGTCAAGTGAATACAAGATCAGTTCAAGACCAGTCCAGACGTGGGTCTACTTGAGAAGTTCGGGAAAAAGGGTTCGGATTGCAGAAGACAGATTTGGGGTCAATGCCACGTTCAGCCAAAGAATTGTGAGTTATGATCAATTGATTGCTGACTTGTTTTCATGCAGGTTCCCGTTACTTGGAAGTTGGATCATGGCAGGGGGCCGGGTCTAACGGAGTAACAGTTTGATTAGTTAATTGTTGAGGTTTGGTTGATTGAGTTGATAGCATGCTTAGTTATTGCTTGAGAACCGTAGTAGCATGCTAATGGTTAGGTTGATTGGTTAGTTAGCGAATGCTGAATGCTTAGATGATATAGCTAAGTTGTGGATAGTTAGGTATTCTGGAATTAGTCTTTATGCTAGATTCTAGAATGTGTTTGATTGGGGTTGTGATTACTACTTGAAACCTTGTGTTATTTTACCGGGTTTAGTTATAGTCATGTATTGGCCATATAGCATTTGTGTAACCCACAATGCTAGGCATGTTTGAGGTGGATTAGTGTTTCCTCGACCTCGTACCCAGCGGATTTAAGGAAACCCCTTATTCGCTGGATCGAGAACACTCAGAGAGACGTGGTCATGGCCTATGGCTGAGTGGTTGCAAGACGGGGTATTGACCGGCAGCGACCAGAACGTACTGTGGGCTATCTTGCGGTGACCCGAACGTACTGTGGGCCACAATCGTCGTGTGACAACCGGCAGTGGCCCGAACGTACTGGGGCTGTCGCGCGGTGACTCGAATGTACTGTGGGCCGCGTTCGGTTGAAAGTTCCTTCTTCTGGCCTTTGTGGTAGGGAGATAGGATATTGCCGAGGATAGAGAAGGAACACTAACTCACAAAGGGACCTAGTGATAGTGTAGATGGTGTAGAGGGTTGTTGAACCCTAGATTAAGTTGAGTTTGAGTTTAAGTGGTTAGCAAGTCATTGGCGATTATGATTTCATATCTTTAATTACCTTGCTATTATTATCTGGTGTGTATTTCTGAGAATGCTTATTTATTGAATTGGATTGATTTATTGTTAGGTGAACCTCTCGCTTTAGATTGTTTGGGGTGGGATAGCGAGGGGTTGTATTTGTTAGTTGGGGATTGTAACTCGCTGAGTAATACTAGATTACTCACTCCTCACTCGTTGTTGTTTGCAGGTGACCATTAGACCGAGTCAACCTGTAGAAGTCGCAGGGAGTTAGGCCGGCTGGTGTAGAGTTTGCATCTTTTTGCTAAAGACGTTTTCAGAATATAAGTATGTCCTTTTACTCGTTTGGCTAGCCANNNN
This genomic interval from Brassica oleracea var. oleracea cultivar TO1000 chromosome C2, BOL, whole genome shotgun sequence contains the following:
- the LOC106324127 gene encoding uncharacterized protein LOC106324127; translated protein: MANRGTGDEGRVSTGRGLGYRSDRDNGNGISEMFGYDRSLERTRSFPVYGNRTRVMREGSLSSSSPSYNQDERSQHGQSTQSNPRPDQNRSTERPQDQGVENTLKLLHDVMTRALSNQPTRTPTSEVSKLLTTMKNIGSYKYEGGSDPIEADKWISMMEKNFEAMECPEEYKKKIVVYDLEGDATGWWDSIDRQRGHTITTWKSFKKEFERKYFPPEAKHRLERKFMNLVQGDRTVRDYDSEFTR